The Intestinibaculum porci DNA window ATACTCTTCATTGATTTCTGTTGCTGAGATTCTTTATAGTTAGGATTACGTTTTAACATAATATTGTTAATTTCAATCGCTAACCACTGGGTTAAACCCATCACCGCAATCAGAATAATATAAGCGAACTGACCTTTACCGATCTGCCCCATTGGCGTTGCCCCTAAGTTTAAGGTAAACGCAGTAGAGCTGTAAAGCACCTGCACACGCTGCACGGCTGCGTACATTGCGAACATGATTGGTAAGGTTAAGAATGTCGCAAAAGAACTGAACATTGAGACATCGTTATCTTTATAAAGTTTCTGGATTTCGGCCGACATACGTAACTGGCTAGCCTGGTCCGTCTTTCCTTTATACTTGTTCTGAATCTTTTCCATCTCCGGCTGAATCATCTGCATCTTCTGCATTGACACCGTTGATTTGATCATGATTGGTAAGATAATTAAGTTGATCAGGACTGTCATCCCAATGACACCCCATAAAATATTACCTGTTACGTTATTGAGGAATAAGATGCCCTTTGCAATTGGAATAACCAGCAGGAAATCAAAGAAGCCGGCTTTA harbors:
- a CDS encoding YidC/Oxa1 family membrane protein insertase, with the protein product MVLDERTKKYLKIFALLAFVLLLTGCTNNMDAHGKLKASRAITEATKWTPKAGFFDFLLVIPIAKGILFLNNVTGNILWGVIGMTVLINLIILPIMIKSTVSMQKMQMIQPEMEKIQNKYKGKTDQASQLRMSAEIQKLYKDNDVSMFSSFATFLTLPIMFAMYAAVQRVQVLYSSTAFTLNLGATPMGQIGKGQFAYIILIAVMGLTQWLAIEINNIMLKRNPNYKESQQQKSMKSMNYIMVLMIVYFGLTMPAAMSFYWITTNIITIIRTVFIQIYFIEKADEEKKKKDANVIR